From the genome of Alteromonas stellipolaris:
CAGTTTCAAAGCGCGCTAAATAACCGCCGTAGTTGAGGTCGGTAGACTCATCTACTGCTACACCGCGAAGCGCAGTGTATAAACGCTCTAATGCCGCTTTCGCCTGGGTGATATTATCTTGCGAGTAGCTCAACTGACTGCGGTAATGTGCCGACATTAAGAAGAAACGTAAGGTTTCAGCATCATGCTCTTGTAACACGTCACGAAGGGTAAAAAAGTTACCCAGTGACTTAGACATTTTCTCGTCGTCTACTTGCACCATACCAGCGTGCATCCACACGTTTACGTAAGGTGTGTCAAATGCGCAGCATGACTGCGCCACTTCGTTTTCGTGGTGCGGAAAAGTAAGGTCAGAACCACCACCGTGAATATCAAAATGTGCACCTAGATGCTTTTTATTCATGGCAGAACATTCAATGTGCCAACCAGGGCGCCCTTCGCCCCAAGGGGATTGCCAAGCTGGCTCGCCTGCTTTCGCGGGCTTCCACAGGACAAAATCTAATGGATCGTCTTTATCAAATGCCACTTCAACACGCGAACCCGATTGAAGCTGATCTAGGTCTTGCTTGCTCAACTTACCATAATCGGGGAATTTGCTTACGTCGAATAATACATCGCCATTTGAAGCTTGATAGGCAAAACCTTTTTCCATCAATATTTTAATAATATCGATGATTTCATCCATATGACCGCTAACTGTCGGCTCTACATCTGGCTCAAGTAAATTGATAGCCGCAAAATCTTCGTGCATTTTGCCAATAGTGCGCTTAGTTAACGCTTCGAAGGTTTCACCGTTTTCATTTGCACGGGCAATAATTTTGTCGTCAATATCAGTAATATTACGAACGTACTTCACA
Proteins encoded in this window:
- the cysS gene encoding cysteine--tRNA ligase, encoding MLHLYNTRTRDKAKFVPLQEGKVGLYVCGITVYDLSHMGHARTYLSFDILVRYLRHLGFDVKYVRNITDIDDKIIARANENGETFEALTKRTIGKMHEDFAAINLLEPDVEPTVSGHMDEIIDIIKILMEKGFAYQASNGDVLFDVSKFPDYGKLSKQDLDQLQSGSRVEVAFDKDDPLDFVLWKPAKAGEPAWQSPWGEGRPGWHIECSAMNKKHLGAHFDIHGGGSDLTFPHHENEVAQSCCAFDTPYVNVWMHAGMVQVDDEKMSKSLGNFFTLRDVLQEHDAETLRFFLMSAHYRSQLSYSQDNITQAKAALERLYTALRGVAVDESTDLNYGGYLARFETAMDDDLNVPEAFSVLFDVAREINRNKDNAEEASKLAAVLKGLGAILGMLQSDPDTFLKGGSENDDEAAEIEALIKQRNDARAAKDWAAADAARDALNAKNIVLEDGPAGTTWRRG